One part of the Candidatus Tumulicola sp. genome encodes these proteins:
- a CDS encoding CoA-acylating methylmalonate-semialdehyde dehydrogenase yields MIGNLIGARWVRPERETLPVYDPATGETIERVPLSTADDVALAVEAAAKAWSAWSRAAVTERVRLMFRFKALLESDFEGLSAIVTRHHGKTLDEARGEVRRGIEVVDFACGAPTLLQGRTLRNVTADVEQSLYRFPVGVVAGITPFNFPVMIPLWMFPLAVVCGNTFILKPSERTPLGAVRLAELFLEAGFPEGVLNVVHGARDTVDALLAHPGIAAISFVGSEPAARHVYMEAARSGKRVQAAGGAKNHMVVMPDADLDIAVPAVLNSAFGNAGERCLAGSLAIGVGSAHDTLVAAVKSEAAKLVVGPGDRPGVTLGPLIRDEHRRKVADLIARGVAEGATLVADGRGYLDQPGFFLGPTVLDGVRAEMSVGREEIFGPVLSVSAVDSLDAAIAQTNSMPYGNMAVIFTRSGKAAFEFRERVDAGMIGINVGVAQPFAFFPFSGWKGSFYGDLHLHGTDGVDFYTRKKMLISRW; encoded by the coding sequence ATGATCGGCAACCTCATCGGCGCGCGTTGGGTTCGGCCGGAGCGAGAGACGCTGCCTGTCTACGACCCCGCGACCGGCGAGACGATCGAACGCGTGCCGCTTTCCACCGCGGACGACGTGGCGCTGGCCGTGGAAGCCGCTGCTAAGGCGTGGTCCGCTTGGTCGCGCGCGGCCGTCACTGAACGCGTGCGGCTGATGTTCCGCTTCAAGGCTCTCTTGGAATCCGATTTCGAAGGCTTGAGCGCCATCGTGACGCGCCATCACGGCAAGACGCTCGATGAAGCGCGCGGCGAGGTGCGGCGCGGCATCGAAGTCGTCGATTTCGCGTGCGGCGCGCCGACCTTGCTGCAAGGACGCACGCTGCGCAACGTCACGGCCGACGTGGAGCAAAGCCTCTATCGCTTCCCGGTGGGCGTCGTCGCGGGCATCACGCCGTTCAATTTCCCGGTGATGATCCCGTTGTGGATGTTCCCGCTCGCGGTCGTGTGCGGCAATACGTTCATTTTGAAACCGTCCGAGCGGACGCCGCTGGGCGCGGTGCGGCTCGCAGAACTTTTCTTGGAAGCCGGCTTCCCGGAGGGCGTGCTCAACGTGGTGCATGGCGCGCGCGACACGGTCGATGCTTTGCTCGCGCATCCGGGCATCGCCGCGATATCGTTCGTGGGCTCGGAGCCCGCAGCGCGCCACGTGTATATGGAAGCAGCGCGCTCCGGTAAGCGTGTCCAGGCGGCCGGCGGTGCGAAAAATCATATGGTCGTCATGCCGGATGCGGATCTTGACATCGCCGTGCCGGCCGTTTTGAATTCTGCTTTTGGCAACGCCGGCGAGCGCTGTCTTGCGGGCAGTCTCGCGATAGGGGTCGGCTCGGCCCACGACACGCTGGTCGCGGCCGTGAAATCGGAAGCCGCAAAGCTCGTCGTGGGACCGGGTGATCGCCCGGGCGTCACCTTGGGACCGCTCATTCGCGACGAGCACCGCCGCAAAGTCGCCGACTTGATCGCGCGCGGCGTGGCTGAGGGCGCGACTTTGGTGGCCGACGGTCGTGGTTATTTGGATCAGCCGGGCTTTTTCCTCGGGCCCACTGTGCTCGACGGTGTGCGCGCGGAAATGTCGGTCGGCCGAGAAGAGATCTTCGGGCCCGTGCTGTCCGTCTCGGCCGTCGACAGTTTGGATGCCGCGATCGCCCAGACGAACTCGATGCCGTACGGCAACATGGCGGTGATCTTCACGCGCAGCGGTAAAGCTGCGTTCGAATTTCGCGAGCGCGTCGACGCAGGCATGATCGGCATCAATGTCGGCGTGGCTCAGCCCTTCGCGTTCTTCCCGTTCTCCGGATGGAAGGGATCGTTTTACGGCGATCTGCACCTGCACGGCACCGACGGCGTTGATTTCTACACGCGCAAGAAGATGCTGATCTCGCGCTGGTAG
- a CDS encoding branched-chain amino acid ABC transporter permease, with product MLERLLPELVNGIVLGAFFAIVAIGLSLIMNLTGTINMAHGSFMTLAGYLAFTLVSRGTNFWYALIIAALLTMVVGILTERLLVSPLYKRLPIYSLLLTFGLSLIAEETYRLIWGPSAVPFGPPTYLLGATNVFGAPLPSYRLVIAVVLLVVMAALVVFLYRSRLGLRLRAAVQDSEMLAALGINTQLLYMANFAIGILLAGVAGVFAAGLLGLNPNMGNNLLMPAFITVVIGGMGSLTGSIVGGLLIGVAVSVATLYIPVASELVMYLMMAVVLLIRPRGLFGEEGLFG from the coding sequence ATGCTCGAACGCCTCCTGCCGGAACTCGTCAACGGCATCGTCCTCGGCGCATTCTTCGCGATCGTCGCGATAGGCCTGTCGCTGATCATGAACCTGACCGGCACCATCAACATGGCGCACGGTTCATTCATGACGCTCGCAGGCTACCTCGCTTTCACGCTGGTCAGCCGCGGCACGAATTTTTGGTACGCATTGATCATTGCGGCCTTGCTCACGATGGTCGTGGGCATCCTCACCGAGCGGTTGTTGGTGTCGCCGCTCTACAAACGACTGCCTATCTACAGTCTGCTGCTCACGTTCGGCTTGTCGCTCATCGCCGAAGAGACCTATCGCCTCATCTGGGGGCCAAGCGCGGTGCCGTTTGGGCCGCCCACCTACTTGCTCGGCGCGACCAACGTCTTTGGTGCGCCGCTGCCCAGTTACCGGTTGGTGATCGCCGTTGTGCTCTTGGTCGTGATGGCGGCCCTCGTGGTCTTTCTCTACAGATCGCGGCTCGGTCTGCGTTTGCGCGCGGCCGTGCAAGATTCCGAGATGCTGGCGGCGCTCGGCATCAACACCCAGCTTTTGTACATGGCGAACTTCGCCATCGGCATTCTGCTCGCAGGCGTGGCCGGCGTGTTCGCCGCCGGCTTGCTCGGTCTGAACCCGAACATGGGCAACAACTTGCTCATGCCCGCGTTCATCACCGTCGTGATCGGCGGCATGGGCAGCCTGACCGGCAGCATCGTGGGAGGTCTGCTCATCGGCGTGGCGGTGAGCGTCGCGACGCTGTACATACCCGTCGCCTCGGAACTGGTCATGTACCTGATGATGGCGGTCGTGCTGCTCATCCGGCCGCGCGGGCTTTTCGGCGAAGAGGGTCTATTCGGATGA
- a CDS encoding branched-chain amino acid ABC transporter permease, with protein sequence MSRWRTILGLSVLALLLLALPMLMPLAKLDITLGVTVLLFGLAAASVNLLVGYTRTMAFGNAAFFGLGAYGAALFVQYIKPNFLLAIAVGSIAGLVGALVLAPFLIRRRGIYFALLTIAFGQVFYFIAYRMTNITGGEDGMTVTRPLLRIGSWSAGSHEYFFYYFVLAIFGLVMLGLWYVVSSPFGRTLVAIGQNEVRVRYLGLNSDRFIFGALAISGFVAGIAGALYAMSIEFAYPLLLDWHQSGDFVMMVVLGGSGTFWGPLLGSAIYVIGQNVLSSWTHAWQIIIGGMFVACVLLFPRGILGLALRQRRTVAVTVAEAKTP encoded by the coding sequence ATGAGCCGCTGGCGGACGATCCTCGGCTTGTCTGTCCTCGCGCTATTGCTGCTCGCGCTGCCGATGCTCATGCCGCTCGCGAAGCTGGACATCACCCTCGGCGTGACCGTGCTGCTCTTCGGCTTGGCGGCCGCCAGCGTCAACCTGCTTGTCGGCTACACGCGCACCATGGCATTCGGCAACGCTGCGTTCTTCGGCTTGGGCGCATACGGAGCGGCGCTGTTCGTGCAATACATCAAGCCGAATTTCTTGCTGGCGATCGCCGTCGGCTCGATCGCCGGACTCGTCGGAGCGCTCGTGCTCGCGCCGTTTCTGATACGGCGGCGCGGCATCTACTTCGCGCTGCTGACCATCGCTTTCGGACAAGTGTTCTACTTCATCGCCTACCGCATGACCAACATCACCGGCGGCGAGGACGGCATGACGGTGACCCGACCGCTGCTGCGCATCGGTTCCTGGAGCGCCGGCTCGCATGAATATTTCTTCTACTACTTCGTGCTGGCGATTTTCGGGCTCGTGATGCTCGGACTGTGGTACGTCGTGAGTTCGCCCTTCGGCCGAACCCTCGTGGCCATCGGACAGAACGAGGTGCGGGTGCGCTATCTCGGGCTCAACAGCGATCGCTTCATCTTCGGAGCACTCGCGATTTCCGGCTTCGTTGCCGGCATCGCCGGCGCGCTCTATGCGATGTCCATAGAGTTCGCTTATCCGCTGTTGCTCGATTGGCACCAATCCGGCGACTTCGTCATGATGGTGGTGCTCGGCGGATCGGGAACGTTTTGGGGGCCGCTGCTCGGCAGCGCCATCTACGTGATCGGCCAGAACGTGCTGAGCAGTTGGACGCACGCCTGGCAGATCATCATCGGCGGGATGTTCGTGGCATGCGTCTTGCTCTTCCCGCGCGGCATCTTGGGCCTCGCGTTGCGCCAGCGCCGCACCGTAGCCGTAACCGTAGCCGAGGCCAAGACGCCATGA
- a CDS encoding YciI family protein — translation MSEFLYLYRGGQRPSSPEQGEKEMQKWVAWLKELGAKGHIKDQGQPLDSTGKVVAGKQKTITDGPYAESKDVVGGYTLVEAKDLTHAAELSKGCPIFDSGGLVEVRPVMQM, via the coding sequence ATGAGCGAATTTCTATACCTGTACCGCGGCGGACAGCGGCCCAGCTCACCGGAGCAAGGCGAGAAGGAGATGCAGAAGTGGGTCGCCTGGCTCAAGGAGCTCGGCGCGAAAGGCCACATCAAGGATCAGGGTCAGCCGCTTGACTCCACCGGCAAGGTCGTCGCCGGCAAACAGAAGACGATCACGGACGGCCCCTACGCGGAGTCGAAGGACGTCGTCGGCGGCTACACGCTTGTCGAGGCCAAGGATCTCACACACGCCGCCGAACTCTCCAAGGGCTGCCCGATCTTCGATTCCGGCGGCCTTGTGGAAGTCCGTCCAGTCATGCAGATGTAG
- a CDS encoding CDGSH iron-sulfur domain-containing protein: MADVKIVPTPNGPNMITGVIGLAWPSGHGISKTGEADKSGAILLCRCGHSKDKPFCDGSHKTVGFKSIEGDATAHKSPT, from the coding sequence ATGGCAGACGTTAAGATCGTACCGACCCCAAATGGCCCGAACATGATCACCGGCGTCATCGGTCTGGCATGGCCGAGTGGTCATGGGATTTCCAAGACGGGCGAGGCTGACAAGAGCGGCGCGATCTTATTGTGCCGCTGCGGTCACTCCAAGGACAAGCCGTTCTGCGACGGCTCGCATAAGACCGTCGGTTTCAAGTCGATCGAGGGCGACGCAACCGCCCACAAATCACCTACGTAG
- a CDS encoding ABC transporter substrate-binding protein: MSKSRLNRDSFLKLVGAAGVALSAGAPAFIPQRAAGADTLKIGVDEEITGVYATPARNQIRGYQMALDEWNKKGGVLGRQLELVVEDNANNPGISVEKARKLIREDKVVALMGTVNSAVSVAVSNVAFELGIPFIDAGGHTDAVTGKSCHWTTYRTCHSTWMETHATGFSISKLYGKKWYFIAPDYAYGHALLDGYRDLEKKLGVTIVGTDLTPLGTADFSAYLTKVQSAAPSCLLLMVQGDDLTNALKQANSMGLSKRIPIAGPQAELETFWPLPQEARVGSFGFEWYYKSALVLGKNNYAHEFVRKYMAQHKEPPTARSAFGYITANRMATAIQTANSTDAVKIAKAIAGTHFNALCATDGYYRNEDHQLMWPMWFGDVRAAGTPGDPLDIFDLKDVQPADAIEKTVQEQSTICTMSFPS; encoded by the coding sequence ATGTCCAAGTCGCGACTTAATCGAGATTCTTTTCTCAAACTAGTCGGCGCCGCAGGCGTGGCTCTTTCCGCCGGAGCGCCGGCATTCATCCCCCAACGGGCCGCCGGCGCCGACACCCTCAAGATCGGCGTGGACGAAGAAATCACCGGCGTTTACGCGACCCCCGCGCGCAACCAAATTCGCGGCTATCAGATGGCGCTAGACGAGTGGAATAAAAAGGGCGGCGTCCTCGGACGGCAGCTCGAGCTTGTCGTCGAAGACAACGCCAACAATCCGGGCATTTCGGTCGAAAAAGCGCGCAAGCTCATCCGCGAAGACAAAGTCGTTGCGCTCATGGGCACCGTCAACAGCGCGGTGTCGGTGGCGGTGAGCAACGTCGCCTTCGAACTCGGCATCCCGTTCATCGACGCAGGCGGCCACACGGATGCGGTCACCGGCAAGAGCTGTCACTGGACCACCTACCGCACGTGCCACAGCACGTGGATGGAGACCCACGCCACGGGCTTCTCGATCAGCAAGCTCTACGGCAAGAAGTGGTATTTCATCGCGCCCGACTATGCGTATGGCCACGCGTTGCTGGACGGGTACAGAGATCTCGAGAAAAAACTCGGCGTCACCATCGTCGGCACGGATCTCACGCCATTGGGCACCGCCGACTTCAGCGCGTATCTGACGAAAGTGCAGAGCGCAGCGCCGTCGTGCCTCTTGCTGATGGTGCAGGGCGACGACTTGACCAACGCGCTCAAGCAAGCCAACTCGATGGGATTGTCCAAGCGCATCCCGATCGCGGGCCCGCAAGCCGAACTTGAGACGTTCTGGCCGCTGCCCCAAGAAGCGCGCGTCGGCAGCTTCGGCTTCGAATGGTACTACAAAAGCGCTCTCGTGCTCGGCAAAAACAACTACGCGCACGAGTTCGTCAGGAAGTACATGGCGCAGCACAAAGAACCGCCGACCGCGCGCAGCGCATTCGGCTACATCACGGCCAATCGCATGGCAACGGCGATCCAGACAGCCAACTCGACCGACGCGGTGAAGATCGCCAAGGCGATCGCCGGTACGCACTTCAACGCGCTGTGCGCGACCGACGGCTACTATCGCAACGAGGACCATCAGCTGATGTGGCCGATGTGGTTCGGCGATGTGCGCGCCGCCGGGACTCCCGGTGATCCGCTGGACATCTTCGACCTCAAGGACGTACAGCCGGCGGACGCCATCGAAAAGACCGTCCAAGAACAATCCACCATCTGCACGATGTCGTTCCCGTCCTAA
- a CDS encoding lipase family protein yields the protein MSPSRPFDPQAAAGYGDLIQAAYSMFRSDNDDLTPAPQLPPGWDLVAWIQMSDFLVIELPPRFYGFIAQAQKDASVNVLAIRGTQGWIEWIDDFSIFKVPFTPAPDGGLVAHGFDRIYKTLKVRRAAKAGEAPTLPPPAHPNLRASNETVELKGSFADQVEDAMRDRPRGVSAAEPSIAVTGHSLGAALGTLYVIEHARKAKPGKLQLCTFASPRVGDADFVSEFNELDLTSWRIVNAPDWVPNLPPDFLRYRHVDAVQPFDSRRLAHWSVKCFHAMETYLALVDPAGHQLHPECALGPEHAQILAAQ from the coding sequence ATGAGCCCGAGCCGGCCATTTGATCCGCAAGCCGCTGCTGGGTACGGCGACCTTATCCAGGCCGCTTATAGCATGTTCCGTTCGGACAACGACGACCTCACGCCGGCACCCCAGCTGCCGCCGGGCTGGGACCTGGTAGCGTGGATACAGATGTCGGACTTCCTTGTGATCGAGCTGCCGCCGCGTTTTTATGGATTCATCGCTCAAGCTCAAAAAGATGCAAGCGTGAACGTGCTTGCGATTCGAGGCACCCAAGGCTGGATTGAGTGGATTGACGACTTCTCGATCTTCAAGGTGCCCTTCACGCCAGCCCCCGACGGAGGGTTGGTAGCGCACGGTTTCGACAGGATCTACAAGACGTTGAAAGTGCGCCGTGCTGCGAAGGCCGGCGAGGCACCGACTCTGCCGCCGCCGGCCCACCCAAATTTGCGTGCATCGAACGAGACGGTCGAGCTTAAGGGCTCCTTTGCGGATCAGGTGGAAGACGCCATGCGCGATCGGCCACGCGGTGTGTCTGCTGCTGAACCCTCGATCGCCGTGACGGGTCACAGCCTTGGCGCCGCGCTGGGCACGTTGTACGTGATCGAACACGCGCGCAAAGCCAAACCCGGCAAACTGCAGCTTTGCACCTTTGCCTCGCCGCGCGTCGGCGACGCCGACTTCGTTTCGGAATTCAACGAACTCGATCTGACATCGTGGCGGATCGTCAACGCCCCGGATTGGGTTCCGAACCTGCCGCCCGATTTTCTGCGCTACAGGCACGTCGACGCCGTGCAGCCCTTCGACTCGCGAAGGCTCGCGCATTGGTCGGTGAAATGTTTTCACGCGATGGAGACATATCTCGCGCTCGTCGATCCAGCGGGTCACCAACTGCATCCTGAGTGCGCGTTGGGGCCCGAGCACGCGCAAATCCTCGCCGCACAATGA
- a CDS encoding DUF6596 domain-containing protein: MEPDEHLFRREAGRMVAALTRIFGIHNLALAEDVVQDAFCRALEVWRLRGIPENPSAWLMATAKNRAIDVLRRERTARTFAPELGRLLESEWTLVPTVAEFFAAHSIKDDQLRMMFSCCHPRLPEPAQIALVLNLLCGFSVDEVAGAFLSGHAAVEKRITRAKKVLASSKRLFDLADRDFGARLSAVQRALYLLFNEGYHGASPESAVRAELCREAMRLTDLLLENPLTSTPATRALAALMCLHAARLPARLDAMGNLTPLFDQDRSRWDAQLLAKGQALLDDSAVGSELSEYHVEAAIAWVHASARRAEDTNWERIVSLYDTLMTIRPSPVVALNRAIAVGQAEGPERGLEEIRAIANRERLAAYPFYSAALGELELRSGRREKAREHLKAALALARNPTERRFLEQRVAACTIEYIPANRIM; encoded by the coding sequence GTGGAACCAGACGAACATCTCTTCCGGCGCGAAGCGGGGCGCATGGTCGCCGCGCTTACGCGCATCTTCGGAATCCACAACCTCGCGCTGGCAGAAGACGTCGTGCAAGACGCCTTCTGTCGGGCGCTCGAGGTCTGGAGACTGCGCGGCATACCGGAAAACCCGTCCGCGTGGCTCATGGCCACTGCCAAGAACCGCGCGATCGACGTCCTCAGGCGCGAACGCACCGCGCGCACTTTTGCGCCGGAACTCGGGCGCCTGCTCGAGAGCGAATGGACCCTCGTCCCCACCGTCGCGGAATTCTTCGCAGCCCACTCGATCAAAGACGATCAGCTGCGCATGATGTTCTCATGCTGCCATCCTCGATTGCCGGAGCCCGCCCAAATCGCGCTTGTGCTCAACCTGTTGTGCGGCTTCAGCGTCGATGAGGTCGCCGGCGCATTCCTCAGCGGCCACGCCGCGGTCGAGAAGCGCATCACGCGGGCGAAAAAAGTGCTCGCAAGTTCGAAGCGGCTATTCGATCTCGCCGACCGCGACTTCGGAGCGCGCCTTTCGGCCGTGCAGCGCGCGCTCTATCTGCTTTTCAACGAAGGTTATCACGGCGCAAGCCCGGAGTCGGCGGTGCGCGCCGAGCTCTGTAGAGAAGCCATGCGGCTCACCGACCTACTCCTGGAAAATCCGCTGACGTCGACGCCGGCGACGCGCGCGCTCGCCGCGCTCATGTGCCTCCACGCAGCGCGCTTGCCGGCGCGCCTCGACGCGATGGGCAACCTGACCCCGCTCTTCGACCAGGACCGATCGCGCTGGGATGCGCAGCTCTTAGCCAAAGGGCAAGCGCTGCTCGATGACTCGGCCGTCGGCTCCGAGTTGAGCGAATATCATGTCGAGGCCGCGATCGCATGGGTTCACGCGAGCGCGCGGCGCGCCGAGGATACCAACTGGGAACGCATCGTGTCGCTGTACGACACCTTGATGACGATCCGTCCGTCTCCGGTCGTCGCGCTCAACCGCGCCATCGCGGTCGGCCAAGCAGAAGGTCCCGAGCGCGGGCTTGAAGAGATACGCGCCATCGCAAACCGCGAGCGTCTCGCCGCCTATCCATTCTATTCTGCGGCCCTCGGCGAGCTGGAACTCAGAAGCGGCCGGCGCGAAAAAGCGCGCGAGCACCTCAAAGCAGCGCTCGCGCTCGCGCGCAATCCCACGGAGCGGCGCTTTCTCGAGCAGCGCGTCGCCGCATGCACGATCGAATACATACCCGCGAACCGAATAATGTAG
- a CDS encoding HigA family addiction module antitoxin: MRRVETPRHRRPSIPGAVLRDMFLGDNGLDVTQGELAGRLGISRQNFNAILNGKRAVTPLMALRLERVLGVDAQTWMNLQLAVDMYDVQYGPEAKQIARLKPLRAA; this comes from the coding sequence ATGAGAAGAGTCGAGACTCCAAGGCATCGACGCCCAAGCATCCCCGGCGCGGTGCTCCGCGACATGTTCTTGGGCGACAACGGTCTCGACGTAACGCAGGGCGAGCTTGCGGGTCGGCTTGGCATCAGTCGGCAGAACTTCAACGCCATCCTTAACGGGAAGCGCGCCGTCACTCCGCTCATGGCACTGCGGCTGGAACGCGTGCTGGGCGTCGACGCGCAGACTTGGATGAATCTGCAGCTTGCGGTCGATATGTACGACGTCCAATACGGCCCCGAGGCCAAGCAGATCGCGCGGCTCAAACCACTCCGCGCAGCCTGA